From Carettochelys insculpta isolate YL-2023 chromosome 22, ASM3395843v1, whole genome shotgun sequence, one genomic window encodes:
- the LOC142025309 gene encoding uncharacterized protein LOC142025309 encodes MAEVAYLGHKVGSGCLKPEPAKVEATRDWLVPQTNKQVQAFTGLAEYYQRFVPHFSSIRELCEKWKPDKVVWPTQCQGTLCALKEALGRATVLVKPDFEKPFIVFTNASDVGLGSVLMQVLCTVSSPDVIVGHDGLPTAPSELWKCW; translated from the exons ATGGCCGAGGTGGCCTACCTGGGCCACAAAGTGGGcagtggctgcttaaagccagagcctgCTAAAGTGGAGGCCACCAGAGACTGGCTGGTGCCCCAGACTAATAAGCAGGTTCAGGCCTTCACAGGGCTTGCAGAGTATTAccagaggtttgtgccccactttagctccatcagGGAGCTGTGTGAGAAGTGGAAGCCAGACAAAGTGGTCTGGCCCACGCAATGCCAAGGCACTCTCTGTGCGCTGAAGGAGGCCTTGGGCAGGGCCACAGTGCTGGTAAAACCAGACTTTGAGAAGCCCTTTATCGTGTTCAccaatgcctcagacgtggggctgggctctgtgctaatgcag GTTCTTTGCACAGTCTCCTCACctgacgtcatcgtcggacacgacggactacctactgcCCCCAGcgagctgtggaagtgttggtaa